The following are encoded in a window of Solidesulfovibrio magneticus RS-1 genomic DNA:
- a CDS encoding caspase family protein, with product MRLRVLVLTILVLLFSFTHVAAATPPAEPILRIETGMHTALIKRIAVDALGRYLATASDDKTCRVWDIKTGEQLRVLRPPIGHEYEGRLYSVAMSPDGRYVFCGGWSGYGWDKAHSVYVFDRESGQLVRRLTGLPSVVNHLAISRDGAYLAAVLGEDGLRVWRLSDLALVGQDRDYKGESYGAAFDGKGHLATACYDGAVRLYRVADTGLTLLAKTQTQGGARPFSLAFSPDGSQLAVGFTDTPAVTVLDAETLGLLGAPNLAGVDNGNLATVAFAADGSLLAAGRWVTDRGCPIRSFKPSDYVQYRDLDTGKSAVVALCPLPDGGVAYGTVAPRWGVLRPDGSFGMTRSPAIQDYRSSVRAFYLDRTGETVGYAVGGRKGVYRFALPGRDLRHIDAVTPDMAAPRTQAAGLTVAGWEGGRTPTLNGQPLKMKDFETSFSLAIAPDNRRLILGTSWNVRAYGADGAPLWQTPAPDTVWAVNVSGDGRMVVAAMGDGSIRWYRLEDGRELLSYFPNADGKRWVLWTPTGYYDASPGGEDMIGWNVNNGPDHAADFFPASRFREAYHRPDVVDMVPRALDEDRALAAANVARGGDVRAPSVLTARPPVVEILSPAPGGGFAAPDMAVKYAVRSPGGEDITAVRVLVDGARVLEQRPNLAGRGLEPSVLTSNVALPERDVVLSVVAENKNGPSAPATVKLKWTGRAAAPAAPASKLYVLAIGAGAYADKSLSLTYPAKDAQDFAAAMALQKGKLYSDVVVRTLTDEAATKEAILNGLDWIERQTTQHDVAMIFLAGHGVNDKNGDYYFLPTTVELEKLRASGLPFMEVQKTIRNIAGKTLFFVDTCHSGSIMGASRRGMTDVNGVINELSSAGNGAIVFAASTGRQYSLEKPDWQNGAFTKALVEGVLGKADVKRTGRVTFKMLDLYISERVKELTGGEQTPTTGVPGTVEDFPIAAY from the coding sequence ATGCGCCTTCGCGTACTCGTTCTCACCATTCTCGTTCTCCTATTCTCCTTCACCCACGTCGCCGCCGCCACGCCGCCCGCCGAGCCGATTCTGCGCATCGAAACCGGGATGCACACGGCGCTCATCAAGCGCATCGCCGTGGACGCGCTGGGCCGCTATCTGGCCACGGCCTCCGACGACAAGACCTGCCGTGTCTGGGACATCAAGACCGGCGAACAACTGCGCGTGCTGCGTCCGCCCATCGGCCACGAATACGAGGGCCGGCTCTACAGCGTGGCCATGAGCCCCGACGGCCGCTACGTCTTTTGCGGCGGCTGGTCCGGCTACGGCTGGGACAAGGCCCACAGCGTCTATGTCTTCGACCGCGAATCCGGCCAGCTCGTGCGCCGCCTCACCGGCCTGCCAAGCGTGGTCAACCACTTGGCCATCTCCCGCGACGGGGCATATCTGGCCGCTGTCCTTGGCGAGGACGGCCTGCGCGTCTGGCGGCTGTCCGATCTGGCGCTTGTGGGTCAGGACCGCGACTACAAGGGCGAAAGCTACGGCGCGGCCTTTGACGGCAAGGGCCATCTGGCCACGGCCTGCTACGACGGCGCGGTGCGCCTCTACCGCGTGGCCGACACGGGCCTGACCCTGCTCGCCAAAACCCAGACCCAGGGCGGCGCGCGGCCCTTTTCCCTGGCCTTTTCCCCGGACGGCAGCCAGCTGGCCGTGGGCTTCACCGACACTCCGGCCGTGACGGTCCTGGACGCCGAAACCCTGGGACTCCTCGGCGCGCCCAACCTCGCCGGCGTGGACAACGGCAACCTCGCCACCGTCGCCTTTGCCGCCGACGGGTCGCTTCTGGCCGCCGGCCGCTGGGTCACGGACCGGGGCTGCCCCATACGCAGCTTCAAGCCTTCGGACTACGTGCAGTACCGCGACCTCGACACCGGCAAATCCGCCGTGGTGGCCCTGTGTCCGCTGCCCGACGGCGGCGTGGCCTACGGCACCGTGGCCCCGCGCTGGGGCGTGCTGCGCCCGGACGGCAGCTTCGGCATGACCCGCTCGCCGGCCATCCAGGACTACCGCTCCTCGGTGCGGGCCTTCTATCTCGACCGCACCGGCGAGACGGTAGGCTACGCCGTAGGCGGCCGCAAAGGCGTCTACCGCTTCGCCTTGCCCGGCCGCGACCTGCGGCACATCGACGCCGTGACTCCGGACATGGCCGCGCCGCGAACCCAGGCCGCCGGCCTGACCGTGGCCGGCTGGGAAGGGGGGCGCACGCCGACGCTAAACGGCCAGCCGCTCAAGATGAAGGACTTCGAAACGTCCTTTTCCCTGGCCATCGCCCCGGACAACCGCCGGCTGATCCTGGGCACCTCCTGGAACGTCCGGGCCTACGGAGCCGACGGCGCGCCGTTGTGGCAGACCCCGGCCCCGGACACGGTCTGGGCGGTCAATGTCAGCGGCGACGGGCGCATGGTCGTCGCGGCCATGGGCGACGGCTCCATCCGCTGGTACCGCCTGGAAGATGGGCGCGAACTGCTGTCCTATTTCCCCAATGCCGACGGCAAGCGTTGGGTGCTGTGGACCCCGACAGGCTACTACGACGCCTCCCCGGGCGGCGAGGATATGATCGGCTGGAACGTCAACAACGGCCCGGACCACGCGGCCGACTTCTTTCCGGCCTCGCGCTTCCGCGAGGCCTACCACCGGCCCGATGTGGTGGACATGGTGCCGCGCGCCCTGGACGAGGACCGGGCTTTGGCCGCGGCCAACGTGGCCCGGGGGGGCGATGTGCGCGCGCCTTCGGTGCTGACTGCCCGGCCGCCGGTGGTGGAAATCCTCAGTCCGGCTCCGGGCGGGGGATTTGCCGCCCCGGACATGGCCGTCAAATATGCCGTGCGCAGCCCCGGCGGCGAGGACATTACCGCCGTGCGGGTGCTGGTGGACGGCGCACGCGTGCTGGAGCAACGCCCCAATCTCGCCGGCCGGGGCCTTGAGCCCAGCGTGCTCACCAGCAACGTGGCCCTGCCCGAGCGCGATGTGGTGCTTTCGGTGGTGGCCGAGAACAAAAACGGCCCCTCGGCCCCGGCCACGGTGAAGCTCAAGTGGACCGGCCGGGCCGCCGCGCCGGCCGCACCGGCCTCCAAGCTCTACGTCCTGGCCATCGGGGCCGGAGCCTATGCCGACAAATCCCTGTCGCTCACCTATCCGGCCAAGGACGCCCAGGACTTCGCCGCCGCCATGGCCCTGCAAAAGGGCAAACTCTACAGCGACGTGGTGGTGCGGACCCTCACCGACGAGGCCGCCACCAAGGAAGCCATCCTCAACGGCCTGGACTGGATCGAGCGCCAGACCACCCAGCACGACGTGGCCATGATCTTTCTGGCCGGTCATGGGGTGAACGACAAGAACGGCGACTACTACTTCCTGCCGACCACCGTGGAGCTGGAAAAGCTGCGGGCCTCGGGGCTGCCGTTCATGGAAGTGCAAAAGACCATCCGCAACATCGCCGGCAAGACGCTCTTTTTCGTGGACACCTGCCACAGCGGTTCCATCATGGGAGCGTCGCGTCGCGGCATGACGGACGTCAACGGCGTGATCAACGAGCTCTCCAGCGCCGGCAACGGAGCCATCGTCTTCGCCGCCTCCACCGGCCGGCAGTATTCCCTGGAAAAGCCGGACTGGCAAAACGGAGCCTTTACCAAGGCGCTGGTGGAAGGCGTGCTCGGCAAGGCCGACGTCAAGCGCACCGGCCGGGTGACGTTCAAGATGCTCGACCTCTACATCTCCGAGCGCGTCAAGGAACTCACCGGCGGCGAACAGACCCCGACCACCGGCGTGCCCGGCACGGTGGAGGACTTCCCTATCGCGGCCTACTGA
- a CDS encoding FAD-binding and (Fe-S)-binding domain-containing protein translates to MTEPCRAESLPAAHKAFLDRISAFIPAERIFLGPFRNLALGDDASFYRLIPKIVIKAVTEAEVARILRTAAAEHVAVTFRTAGTSLSGQALTDSVLVYLAGAWRGLRIHPGAGHISLEPGVIGAEANVRLAPYGRKIGPDPASISACMIGGIAANNSSGMCCGTAENSYKTVESMRLVFADGTALDTADPASRAAFAVARPELLAELAAMRAEILADAELAERIRRKFKIKNTTGYGLNAFIDFEDPFDILLHLIIGSEGTLAFISEVTYRTVVEHPHKASSLMIYPTIDAACRATIALKAGPVSAVELMDRASLRSVEDKPGMPAYLKELSEDAAAILVEVRAADKPGLLAAIDGALSRVAGIEPVFPLIFMDGKDDYEKLWNIRRGLFTSVGGARKPGTAVIIEDVVFPIERLAEGTVELQRLMRDHGFAEGIIFGHALEGNLHFVFCPDFGDPDATAHYRALLDEVAAMVVGRYDGSLKGEHGTGRNMAPFVEMEWGRTAYAYMQRLKAAFDPEGILNPGVILNDDKEVHLKDLKPMPPVDPIIDRCIECGYCESVCPSRNVTTTPRQRIALQRHMALAKQTGDLGEFNDFHDAYAYYGAATCAADGLCATVCPVAVDTGSFTKTYRGREAGDRARKIGRFVADHYGLVTTLASGGLHLSHGVHKLLGTKAMTAMTHGLRKLSRGLVPYWTPTAPKGAPRLELRNTRQGKGRQVVYFPSCTTRAMGPSALDPDQRGLFAAVMSVLAKAGYDVIFPEGLKELCCGLTLESKGLHEDAGRKSAELETVLRKVSNNGAIPILCDASPCLYTMRCKMEPGLKLHEPVEFIHDFCLPHLDLTPVDAAVALHVSCSSVKMGLSAKFAALAKLCAKQVVIPRNIHCCGFAGDRGFFYPELNAAALADLPGQLPATVTAGYSNSRTCEIGLSFHGGIPYQSMAYLVDQAARPK, encoded by the coding sequence ATGACCGAGCCGTGCCGCGCCGAAAGCCTGCCCGCCGCCCATAAAGCCTTCTTGGACCGCATAAGCGCCTTCATCCCGGCCGAGCGCATCTTCCTCGGCCCGTTTCGAAACCTCGCCCTGGGCGACGACGCCAGCTTCTATCGGCTGATCCCCAAGATCGTCATCAAGGCCGTGACCGAAGCCGAGGTGGCCCGGATTCTTCGCACCGCCGCCGCCGAACACGTGGCCGTCACCTTCCGCACCGCCGGCACCAGCCTGTCCGGCCAGGCGCTGACCGATTCCGTGCTGGTCTATCTGGCCGGCGCCTGGCGCGGGCTGCGCATCCATCCCGGCGCGGGCCACATCAGCCTGGAGCCCGGCGTCATCGGGGCCGAGGCCAACGTGCGGCTTGCCCCCTATGGCCGCAAGATCGGCCCGGACCCGGCCTCCATCAGCGCCTGCATGATCGGCGGCATCGCCGCCAACAATTCGTCGGGCATGTGCTGCGGCACGGCGGAAAACAGCTACAAGACCGTGGAATCCATGCGTCTGGTATTTGCCGACGGCACGGCCCTGGACACCGCCGACCCGGCCTCCCGGGCCGCCTTTGCCGTGGCCCGGCCGGAACTGTTGGCCGAGCTGGCCGCCATGCGCGCCGAAATCCTGGCCGACGCCGAACTGGCCGAGCGCATCCGCCGCAAATTCAAGATCAAAAACACCACCGGTTACGGCCTAAACGCCTTCATCGACTTCGAAGACCCCTTCGACATCCTGCTGCACCTCATCATCGGCTCCGAAGGGACCTTGGCCTTTATCAGCGAGGTCACCTACCGCACCGTGGTCGAGCATCCCCACAAGGCCTCGTCGCTCATGATCTACCCGACCATCGACGCCGCCTGCCGGGCCACCATCGCGCTCAAGGCCGGCCCGGTGTCGGCCGTGGAACTTATGGACCGGGCTTCGCTGCGCTCGGTGGAGGACAAGCCCGGGATGCCGGCCTATCTTAAGGAATTGTCCGAGGATGCCGCCGCCATTTTGGTGGAGGTGCGCGCCGCCGACAAACCCGGGCTGCTGGCCGCCATCGACGGCGCGCTGTCTCGGGTGGCCGGCATCGAGCCGGTCTTTCCGCTTATCTTCATGGACGGCAAGGACGATTACGAAAAGCTCTGGAACATCCGGCGCGGGCTTTTCACCTCGGTCGGCGGGGCGCGAAAGCCCGGCACGGCCGTCATCATCGAGGACGTGGTCTTCCCCATCGAGCGGCTGGCCGAGGGCACGGTGGAACTCCAGCGCCTCATGCGCGACCACGGCTTTGCCGAAGGCATCATTTTTGGCCATGCCCTGGAAGGCAATCTCCACTTTGTCTTCTGCCCGGACTTCGGCGACCCGGACGCCACGGCCCATTACCGGGCGCTGCTGGATGAAGTGGCAGCCATGGTCGTTGGCCGCTACGACGGCTCGCTCAAGGGCGAACACGGCACCGGCCGCAACATGGCCCCCTTTGTCGAGATGGAGTGGGGACGCACCGCCTACGCCTACATGCAACGCCTCAAGGCCGCCTTCGATCCCGAAGGCATCCTCAACCCGGGCGTTATCCTCAACGACGACAAGGAAGTGCATCTCAAGGACTTGAAACCCATGCCGCCCGTCGATCCCATCATCGACCGCTGCATCGAGTGCGGCTACTGCGAATCGGTCTGCCCCTCGCGCAACGTCACCACCACGCCGCGCCAGCGCATCGCGTTGCAGCGCCACATGGCCTTGGCCAAACAGACCGGCGACCTGGGCGAATTCAATGACTTCCATGACGCCTACGCCTACTACGGCGCGGCCACCTGCGCCGCCGACGGCCTGTGCGCCACGGTCTGTCCCGTGGCCGTGGACACCGGCTCCTTCACCAAAACCTATCGCGGCCGGGAAGCCGGCGACCGGGCGCGCAAGATCGGCCGGTTCGTGGCCGACCACTACGGCTTGGTGACGACCCTGGCCAGCGGCGGCTTGCATCTGTCCCACGGCGTCCATAAGCTGCTCGGCACCAAGGCCATGACCGCCATGACGCATGGCCTGCGAAAGCTCTCGCGGGGCCTGGTTCCCTACTGGACGCCCACCGCCCCCAAGGGCGCGCCGCGTCTGGAACTGCGGAACACCCGCCAGGGCAAGGGCCGGCAGGTGGTCTATTTCCCGAGCTGCACCACCCGGGCCATGGGCCCCTCGGCCCTGGACCCGGACCAGCGCGGGCTTTTCGCCGCCGTCATGTCCGTTTTGGCCAAGGCCGGCTACGACGTCATCTTCCCCGAGGGATTGAAGGAACTGTGCTGCGGCCTGACGCTGGAATCCAAGGGCCTGCACGAGGACGCGGGGCGCAAGTCGGCCGAGCTGGAGACGGTGCTGCGAAAAGTGAGCAACAACGGCGCGATCCCCATCCTGTGCGACGCCAGCCCGTGTCTCTACACCATGCGCTGCAAGATGGAACCGGGGCTTAAGCTCCACGAACCAGTGGAGTTCATCCACGACTTCTGCCTGCCGCATCTTGATCTGACCCCGGTGGACGCGGCCGTGGCCCTGCATGTCTCGTGCTCGTCGGTGAAAATGGGCCTGTCGGCCAAGTTCGCCGCCCTGGCCAAACTCTGCGCCAAGCAGGTGGTCATCCCACGCAACATCCACTGCTGCGGCTTTGCCGGTGACCGGGGCTTTTTCTACCCCGAACTCAACGCCGCCGCCCTGGCCGATCTGCCCGGGCAGCTGCCGGCCACGGTCACGGCCGGCTACAGCAACAGCCGCACCTGCGAAATCGGCCTGTCCTTCCACGGCGGCATCCCCTACCAGTCCATGGCCTACCTGGTGGACCAGGCCGCCCGGCCGAAGTAG
- the mtnP gene encoding S-methyl-5'-thioadenosine phosphorylase: protein MKIGIIGGSGLDDPNILENPSDIEVDTPYGAPNSTLRQGRIAGKDVVLLARHGRSHTATPTHVNYRANIHALRAVGCAAVISTTAVGSLRAEIGRGDLVILDQFIDFTRRRALTFHDRFEPHNPAHTPMADPFSEPLRQLLIDACRKFGYCHHDKGTVVTIEGPRFSTRAESNMFRAWGADVINMSVATECALAVEAGLPYASVAMSTDYDCWKTDEPPVSWEEIVTIFKENAEKVTSVLIEVVGKM, encoded by the coding sequence ATGAAGATCGGCATTATCGGCGGCAGCGGCCTGGACGACCCCAATATCCTGGAAAATCCGTCCGACATCGAGGTGGACACCCCTTACGGCGCGCCCAATTCGACCCTGCGCCAGGGCCGGATCGCCGGCAAGGACGTGGTGCTTTTGGCCCGCCATGGCCGGTCGCATACGGCCACGCCCACCCACGTCAACTACCGGGCCAACATCCACGCCTTGCGCGCGGTCGGCTGCGCCGCCGTCATCTCCACCACGGCGGTGGGGTCGCTGCGGGCCGAGATCGGGCGCGGCGATCTGGTCATCCTCGACCAGTTCATCGACTTCACCCGGCGTCGTGCGCTCACCTTCCACGACCGTTTCGAGCCGCACAATCCGGCCCACACGCCCATGGCCGACCCGTTTTCCGAGCCGTTGCGCCAGCTGCTCATCGACGCCTGCCGCAAGTTCGGCTACTGCCACCACGACAAGGGCACGGTGGTCACCATCGAAGGGCCGCGTTTTTCCACCCGCGCCGAATCGAACATGTTCCGGGCCTGGGGCGCGGACGTCATCAACATGAGCGTGGCCACGGAATGCGCCCTGGCCGTGGAGGCCGGGCTTCCCTACGCATCGGTGGCCATGAGCACGGACTACGACTGCTGGAAGACCGACGAGCCGCCCGTCTCCTGGGAGGAGATCGTGACGATCTTCAAGGAAAACGCCGAGAAGGTGACGAGTGTGCTTATCGAGGTGGTGGGGAAGATGTAA
- a CDS encoding adenine phosphoribosyltransferase translates to MDLRQLIRDIPDYPKEGILFFDITPLLGDPDGFRRAIDLLAERFADSGATKIVAAEARGFIFGAALAYKMGLGFVPVRKPGKLPYKTVSVSYDLEYGSDTLCMHEDALLRDEKVLVIDDLLATGGTLSGVIDLVEHFGADIVGIGVVIELEFLNGKEQLRSYGCESILQIA, encoded by the coding sequence ATGGACCTGCGTCAACTTATTCGCGATATCCCGGATTATCCCAAGGAAGGCATCCTCTTTTTCGACATCACGCCGCTTCTGGGCGATCCGGACGGGTTCCGCCGGGCCATCGACCTTTTGGCCGAGCGCTTCGCCGATTCCGGGGCCACGAAAATCGTGGCCGCCGAGGCGCGCGGCTTCATTTTCGGCGCGGCGCTGGCCTACAAGATGGGCCTAGGCTTCGTGCCGGTGCGCAAGCCCGGCAAGCTGCCGTACAAGACGGTTTCCGTCTCCTATGACCTGGAATACGGCTCCGACACCCTGTGCATGCACGAGGACGCGCTGCTTCGTGACGAGAAAGTGCTGGTCATCGATGACTTGTTGGCCACGGGCGGCACGCTGTCCGGTGTCATCGATCTCGTGGAGCATTTCGGCGCGGACATCGTCGGCATCGGCGTGGTCATCGAGCTGGAATTTTTAAACGGCAAGGAACAGCTGCGTTCCTACGGCTGCGAGAGCATTTTGCAGATCGCCTAA
- a CDS encoding amidohydrolase, which yields MENATAPLPCDVLVTAAVVVTQNDAREVLRDAALAITDGRVSAVGPRAQLAAVYAPAETLDLGEAMVLPGLINSHGHAAMTLFRGLCDDETLSVWLSQHIWPAEAKLTAEAVRQGTLLACAEMLASGTTCFLDAYFYNDAAVAAAEAAGIRGVICQGVFDMESAGFKSANASLAEGAALADQLAGNDRLRAAVFPHAVYTCRRDTLERCAALARERGLLLSTHAAETARENDDCLNANGKRVIPYLQELGMLSPHTLLAHGVALNESDIALLAASGTSVSHCPKSNMKLASGIAPVQALRRAGVTVGLGTDGPASNNALNLFSEMSFAALLQKVGTGDPTALEAGAVLDMATRDGAAALGWPELGRLAPGAPADLCALDLTRPALRPGLDPVSDTVYAASGGEVVLTMVAGRVLYHDGAFLTFDYEKLRRDVADTAARLTGR from the coding sequence ATGGAAAACGCCACTGCCCCCCTGCCCTGCGATGTCCTGGTCACGGCCGCCGTTGTGGTCACCCAAAACGATGCCCGCGAGGTTTTGCGCGACGCTGCTCTCGCCATAACCGACGGCCGGGTCTCGGCCGTTGGGCCGCGCGCGCAGCTGGCCGCTGTCTACGCCCCGGCCGAAACCCTTGATCTGGGTGAAGCCATGGTGCTGCCGGGGCTGATAAACAGCCACGGCCACGCCGCCATGACCCTGTTTCGGGGCCTGTGCGACGATGAAACGCTCTCGGTGTGGCTAAGCCAGCACATCTGGCCAGCCGAGGCCAAGCTCACGGCCGAGGCCGTACGCCAGGGCACACTGCTCGCCTGCGCCGAAATGCTGGCCTCGGGCACGACCTGCTTTCTCGACGCCTATTTCTACAACGACGCCGCCGTGGCCGCCGCCGAAGCGGCCGGCATCCGGGGCGTGATCTGCCAGGGCGTTTTCGACATGGAAAGCGCCGGCTTCAAGTCCGCCAACGCCTCCCTGGCCGAAGGCGCGGCCCTGGCCGACCAACTCGCCGGCAACGACCGGCTGCGCGCCGCCGTGTTTCCCCACGCCGTCTATACCTGCCGCCGCGACACCCTGGAGCGCTGCGCCGCCCTGGCCCGGGAGCGCGGCTTGCTCCTGTCCACCCACGCCGCCGAGACAGCCCGGGAAAACGACGATTGCCTCAACGCCAACGGCAAGCGCGTCATTCCGTATTTGCAGGAGCTGGGGATGCTCTCGCCGCACACGCTGCTCGCCCACGGCGTGGCCTTAAATGAAAGCGACATCGCGCTCCTGGCCGCCTCGGGCACGAGCGTGTCCCACTGTCCCAAGAGCAACATGAAGCTCGCCAGCGGCATTGCGCCCGTACAGGCCCTGCGCCGGGCCGGCGTGACGGTTGGCCTGGGGACAGACGGCCCGGCCAGTAACAATGCCCTGAACCTCTTTTCGGAAATGAGCTTCGCCGCGCTCCTGCAAAAGGTGGGCACCGGCGACCCCACAGCCCTTGAGGCCGGCGCGGTCCTGGACATGGCCACCCGCGACGGCGCCGCCGCCCTGGGCTGGCCCGAACTGGGACGTCTCGCGCCCGGCGCGCCGGCCGATCTGTGCGCCCTGGACCTGACGCGCCCGGCCCTGCGCCCCGGCCTGGACCCGGTGTCCGACACGGTCTACGCGGCCAGCGGCGGCGAGGTTGTCCTCACCATGGTCGCCGGCCGGGTTCTCTACCACGACGGCGCGTTTTTGACCTTTGACTACGAAAAGCTGCGCCGCGACGTGGCCGATACGGCCGCCCGGCTGACGGGGCGGTAG
- a CDS encoding PxxKW family cysteine-rich protein, translated as MSQVITVNGVECHPIVEKCEGCDRTMEQDGVKYCKSYPLPERKWAQKVCNFATHMKLEVDKGGKVNINPLKASKRAARGR; from the coding sequence ATGTCCCAGGTCATCACCGTCAATGGCGTCGAATGCCATCCCATCGTGGAGAAGTGCGAGGGCTGCGATCGCACCATGGAGCAGGATGGGGTCAAATACTGCAAGAGCTATCCCCTGCCCGAGCGTAAGTGGGCCCAGAAGGTCTGCAACTTCGCCACCCACATGAAGCTCGAAGTCGACAAGGGCGGCAAGGTCAACATCAACCCCCTCAAGGCCTCCAAGCGCGCCGCCCGCGGTCGCTAG
- a CDS encoding M20 family metallo-hydrolase produces the protein MLDDLLAHIDGEREAVIDLQRELTAIPALGPDNGGPGEREKADRLKVLLAGMGFPEVREINAPDPRVPCGHRPNLAVVMPGADTSRTFWVISHLDIVPPGDRALWKNDPYTLSVDGDLVYGRGVEDNQQAVVSSILLGRAIAAKKLLPPMNYGMLFVADEETGSKYGLDYVAAHHDGLFSKDDLFLVPDFGLPTSEMVEVAEKSMLWLKVIVEGRQCHASTPAEGVNTLAAASLFILKIPKLYDKFGDKDPLFHPANSTFEPTKKEANVENINTIPGRDVFYVDCRVLPHYNLDDVLAAIAGYGKEVEEACGVTVSYEIVQKEQAAPATDVSATIVTRVMDGIRQVYGADPKPMGIGGGTVAAYLRRRGYPAVVWATLEHNAHQPNERSSIAKTIGDAKVMARVLYS, from the coding sequence ATGCTAGACGACTTGCTGGCCCATATCGACGGCGAACGCGAGGCCGTCATCGACCTGCAACGCGAATTGACCGCCATCCCCGCCCTGGGCCCCGACAACGGCGGCCCCGGCGAACGCGAAAAAGCCGACCGCCTCAAAGTCCTGCTGGCCGGCATGGGCTTCCCCGAAGTCCGCGAAATAAACGCTCCCGATCCCCGCGTGCCCTGCGGCCACCGGCCCAACCTCGCCGTGGTCATGCCCGGGGCCGACACCTCGCGCACCTTCTGGGTCATCTCCCACCTCGACATCGTGCCGCCCGGCGACCGCGCCCTGTGGAAGAACGATCCCTACACGCTGTCCGTCGATGGCGACCTCGTGTACGGGCGCGGTGTCGAGGACAACCAGCAGGCCGTGGTCAGCTCCATCCTGCTCGGTCGGGCCATTGCCGCCAAAAAACTGCTGCCGCCCATGAACTACGGGATGCTGTTCGTGGCCGACGAAGAAACCGGCAGCAAGTACGGCCTGGACTACGTGGCCGCCCACCACGACGGGCTTTTTTCCAAGGACGACCTCTTCCTCGTGCCCGACTTCGGTCTGCCCACCAGCGAAATGGTGGAAGTGGCCGAAAAAAGCATGCTCTGGCTCAAGGTCATCGTCGAAGGCCGCCAGTGCCACGCCTCCACCCCGGCCGAAGGCGTCAACACCCTGGCCGCCGCTTCGCTTTTTATCCTCAAGATTCCCAAGCTCTACGACAAGTTCGGCGACAAGGACCCGCTGTTCCATCCGGCCAACTCCACCTTCGAGCCAACCAAGAAAGAAGCCAACGTCGAAAACATCAACACCATCCCCGGCCGCGACGTCTTCTACGTCGACTGCCGCGTGCTGCCCCATTACAACCTCGACGACGTCTTGGCCGCCATCGCGGGCTACGGCAAAGAAGTTGAGGAAGCCTGCGGCGTCACCGTCAGCTACGAGATCGTGCAAAAGGAGCAAGCCGCGCCAGCCACCGACGTCTCGGCCACCATCGTCACCCGGGTCATGGACGGCATCCGGCAGGTCTACGGAGCCGACCCCAAACCCATGGGCATCGGCGGCGGCACCGTCGCCGCCTACCTGCGCCGCCGGGGCTACCCGGCCGTTGTCTGGGCCACCCTGGAACACAACGCCCATCAGCCCAACGAACGTTCCAGCATCGCCAAGACCATCGGCGACGCCAAGGTCATGGCGCGGGTGTTATATAGTTAA
- a CDS encoding class I SAM-dependent methyltransferase, whose amino-acid sequence MNIKRAWKKLLMEQCRRPGGILGEYIGRRMNRSHYALTTWGLSQVDVAPDQDILDIGCGGGRTLARLAELAPRGRICGVDASPKSVTLSLRHNAQAVASGRMEIRQASVSALPYRDSTFHLVTAVETHYFWPDLVADLAEVRRVLRPGCRFLLLAEVYDTPRFDARNRKWLELVPMTYLTPARFRELFETAGFVDVAVREEADQGWLCCLGRKPDTA is encoded by the coding sequence ATGAATATCAAGCGCGCTTGGAAAAAACTCCTCATGGAGCAGTGCCGCCGGCCCGGCGGCATTCTTGGCGAATACATCGGCCGGCGCATGAACCGCAGCCACTACGCCCTGACCACCTGGGGCCTGTCCCAGGTGGACGTCGCCCCGGACCAGGACATCCTCGACATCGGCTGCGGCGGCGGCCGCACCCTGGCCCGGCTGGCCGAACTCGCCCCGCGAGGCCGCATCTGCGGCGTCGACGCCTCGCCCAAAAGCGTGACCCTGTCCCTGCGCCACAACGCCCAGGCCGTGGCCTCGGGCCGCATGGAAATCCGCCAGGCCTCGGTTTCGGCCCTGCCCTACCGCGATTCCACGTTTCACTTGGTCACCGCCGTGGAGACGCATTACTTCTGGCCCGACCTGGTCGCCGACCTGGCCGAAGTGCGGCGGGTGCTGCGCCCGGGCTGCCGGTTCCTGCTTCTTGCCGAGGTCTACGACACGCCGCGTTTCGACGCCCGCAACCGCAAATGGCTGGAACTCGTGCCCATGACCTATTTGACGCCGGCTCGGTTCCGGGAACTGTTCGAGACCGCCGGCTTTGTAGACGTCGCTGTCCGCGAGGAAGCCGACCAGGGCTGGCTGTGCTGCCTGGGCCGCAAGCCCGACACAGCCTAG